The sequence CGGAGGAGATGCCCCGGCTCGTCGCGGTGCCCTGAGCCTTCAGCTCGCGCGCTTGAGGCGCGCTTCCTCGGAGGCGCGCGACAGCCGCCGCACGGCGCGCAGCAGCAGATCCGGATCCACCGGCGCCGCCACGAAGCCGCGCGCATGCACCGCCTGCGCGCGGGGCAGGTCCCGCTCCGGCGCCTTGCCCGCCACCAGCACCTGCGCGCGCAGCCGCTGCACCAGCACCTCCATCGCGGGCAGCGGCGCCACCACCACCTGCGACTCGTCCGCCGTGCACACGTCGCCCGTGCTCGCCACCTTCACCGTGAAGCCCGCCCCGCCCAGCACCTGCACCAGGCCGGCCGCCGCGTCCGCGCCCCAGCCGTACACCAGCACCTGCTCGCGCACCGTCACGCGCGGCGCCGGCGCCGGGGTCGGCATCCAGGCCGGCTCCAGGGGCGCCAGCATGGGCAGGCCGGCGTCCCGCTCGGACTCCCGCGCGGGCTCGTGGACCGGCTCCCGGACAGGCTCCGGAGCCGCCATGTCCGTCAGCTCCGCCAGGGACTGGCCCACCACCAGGGGCAGCGACTCGTCCCACTCCGGCAGGGAGAAGCCCTCCATCCCGGGACGGCGCTGCGGCGTCGCCGGCTCGCCCCGGTACAGCCGCCCGATGGCCCGGCCCAGCGCCGCGTCCGTGGCCAGCCGCGGCACCACGCGCGCCTTGCCGGACACGCTCTTCACCACGTCCAGCGTGGCCAGGCTTGCCGGCGCGGCCAGGGCCACCACCAGCACCTCCCGGACGCCCTGCCCTTCCAGCCGCAGCGGCACCACGCGGTGGGCCTCCGCCACCTTGCACGGAATCAGCCTCGCGAGCGACGCGTCCAGCGGCTGGGCGTCCAGGTCCACCGCCTCCACGCCGGACTGGGCCGCCAGGGCGGACAGCACCGCCTCCGCGGTGCAGAAGCGCTGGTCCACCACCACCTGCCCCAGCGCCACGCCCCACTTGCGCTGGTACGCCAGCGCCGACTGCAACTGCAACGCATCCACCACACCCCGCGCGAGCAGGATGTCCCCCAGCCGCTTCTTCATCGCACGCTCTCCTCCGGCCCCCCTCGGTGCTTCGGCCGGGACGACCTGCCCACCACTCCCTCCCCTCTACGGCAGGAGGGTGTAAATTTACAGCGAAACCGGAGGAGATGGGGTGCAGGTGGGTGCTGGCTGGCTGCTCGGACCCAGAAGACGCCGTACGGCCACGTGTTCCCGCGGTTTCTCCGTCATTCAACGAACCCCGCCCCAATCCTTGAGGGGGGGACGACAAAGCGGACGTTCACCGGAAGACCCGAGGGTGGCCGGATGTCGCAGACGTTCCTAGCCTGTACGCATGGCTGACGCGTGCCTGAGAGAGTTCGTGCGGATGCTCCGCGCGCGCCGCGCCGCCCCCGGGGGATTGGCGGGGGTGGACGCGGAGATGGCGGGGCTTCAGCTGGAGCCGTCCAGCCTCAAGCCCTACCTGCACTTCCTGCCGGGCCGCTACACGCGCAACCTCGTCCACCGCGACGAGGGCATGGAGATCATCCTCAACTGCTGGTCCCCGGGCACGGCCTCGCCCGTCCATGACCATGACGGCCAGGAGTGCTGGTTCAGCATCCAGCGCGGCCAGTTCCTGCTGGAGAACTACCCCTTGCTGGAGGGCGGGACGGAGCCCGGCCTCGCCCGGCTGGGGGCACCGGCGCGGGTGGGGCCGGTGGGCGCCGGTCACGTGGACTTCCGCGACCCGGGCGCCTCCATCCACCGGGTGAGCCTGGCCGGCAACGCCCCGGGCATCACGCTGCACGTCTACGCCGGACCGGTGGCCCGCTGCCTGGTGTTCGATCCGCGCCGCCACCGCTGCGCGTCGCACAACCTGCGCTACCACAGCATCTTCGGGCGGCCGGTGCGGCCCGACGAGGGCCGCGTCTCCGTCCCCCTGCACGTCTGACGCGCGCTACCAGCGCACCTCCGGCACGGGCGCGTAGAGCATGCGCCCCTCCGCGCCCTGCCCCGTGAGGCCCAGCTTCGCGCCCACGCGGTACACGGCGCGCACCTGCTCCAGCACCTGGGACGACAGGACGGCCTGGCTTCCGGCCGCCTCGTCATCGCTGTTGTCCGCTTCGTGCTTGCCCAGGAGCTCCGACAGCACCTGACCGGTGGGCCGGGGGCGCGGGAAGACGACGATGCGGACCGGGGCGTCCTTCTCCAGCTTCGCGGCCTCCTTCGCCAGCTCCAGCGCCTTGGGGTAGCCGCCGAGCGCGTCCACCAGCCCGCGCTCCAGCGCGTCCTCGCCCGTCCACACGCGCCCCCTGGCCACCGACTGGAGCTTCTCCAGCGGCATGTTCCGGGCCTGGGCGGCGCGGCTGGTGAAGTCCAGGTAGATGCTGTCCAGCTCGGACTCCAGCTGCGCGCGCTGCTCCGGGGTGAACTCCTGGTCGGAGGAGGCGAAGGTGGCGTTCTTGCCGAAGGCGATGGTGTCGAAGTTCACGCCCAGCTTCGCCCACAGCTCGGACGTGACGAACTTGCCGTTGTACACGCCGATGCTTCCCGTCAGCGTGCCCGGCTGCGCGACGATTTTATCCCCGGCCATGGCCACGAAGTAGCCGCCGCTGGCCGCGTACGTGCCCATGGTGACGATGACGGGCTTGCCCGCCTCGCGCGCGCGCTGCACCTCGCGGCGGATGGTGTCGCTGGCCGAGTAGCTGCCGCCCGGGCTGTCCACGCGGAAGACGATGGCCTTCACGGACGGGTCCTCCACCGCCTTGCGGAAGGCCGCGGCCACCGTGTCGCCGCCCATCACCTGGCCGCCGGAGAGCGGGTTGGACTGGCTCTTGCCGCGCAGCACCTCGCCCACGCCGTAGATGAGCGCGATGGTGCTGCCCGTCTGGTTCGGCCGGCCCGCGCGCTCCAGGTACTTCTCCACGTAGAGGAACCGAGCGCCCTCCCCGGCTTCCTTCTCCAGCTCGTCGTGGATCTCGTCCCGGTAGCGCAGCCCGTCCACCAGCTTCGCGTCCACGGCCGCCTGGCCCATGAAGGGCGCGCGGTCGATGAGGGCGCGCACCTCGTCCTCGGACAGCTTGCGGCCCTCCGCCACGCCCTTCACCACCTGGTGGAAGAGGCTGCGGCCGTAGGCCTCCGTGGCCTCGCGCTGGTGCTCGCCGTAGGACGCGTCGGTGAAGGTGTTGACGGCGTTCTTGTACTCGGCGCGCTTGCCGAACTCCGGCTTCACGCCGAACTTCGCGAAGGCGTCGCGCGCGAAGGGCGTCTCCATCACCAGGCCGGTGAGCCCCACGTCGCCGGAGGGCTGGATGTAGACGGCGTCGAAGGCGGTGGCCAGGTAGTAGGCGCCGGTGCCGTTGCCCGCCTCGCCGAAGCCGTCCGCGTACGCCACCGCCCGCTTGCCTGACGCGCGGAAGGCCTTCACCGCGTCGCGCAGCTCCTGCACCTGCGCGGCGCTGCCCGGCTGCCCGATGCGCACCACGAGCGACTTCACCCGGGGGTCCGTGCGGGCCTGCTCCAGCCCCTCCACCACGTCCCGCAGCGACGTGGGCTCCTCGCCGAAGGCGCCCGCCAGGGACGTGTCCAGCGTGTACTCCGGCAGCGGCTGCTGCAGGTCCAGCTCCAGCACCAGGTTGGACGGCACGCCGGGCTTGCTCGATGCCGCGAGCATCAGCAGCCCCACCACACCCACCACGAAGAGGATGGACAGCGCCCCGATGAAGGCCAGCGCGCCAATGAAGAAGCGTTTCATCCGGAAGGACTCCTGATGTCGGCGTGCCCGAGGAACGGCCCCGACCTTGAGGCGGCCTACCATCAACGCACGCGCCGGACGACGCTTGCGTGCGGGGCAGTGCCGGGCGGCGGACGGGGAGCCAGGGCCCGCCCGTCCTGGTGGCCGGGGGGCGGGCCGGCACCCGGGCCAGCGCGAGGACCGCCGCGGTGCACACCGTCCTTCCAGGAACCAGGGGCATCCGAGCGTGGACCCGCGGGCGGCAGGCGGGCGCCCACGCGCTTCTTTCCGGCCCCGGGAGGCATGGGATGCAGAAGCGACGGTTGGGCAATTCCGACATGGACCTCACCGCGCTGGGGTTCGGCGCGTGGGCCATTGGTGGCGGCGGCTGGGCGTTCGCCTGGGGCGCGCAGGACGACGCGCAGTCCATCGAGGCCATCCAGCGCGCGCTGGATTCGGGCATCAACTGGATCGACACGGCGGCGGTGTATGGGTTGGGGCACTCCGAGGAGGTGGTGGCCCGGGCGCTGAAGGGCCGGGACACCCGGCCGTATGTCTTCACCAAGTGCGGCATGGTCTGGGATGCGCAGGGCCAGGTCAGCCGCGGGCTCACGGCGGACTCCGTGCGCAAGGAGTGTGAGGCGTCCCTGCGCCGGCTGAAGGTGGATGCCATTGATTTGTATCAGGTGCACTGGCCGGTGGAGTCCGGGGCGGAGCTCGAGGAGGGGTGGACGGCGCTGGCGGAGCTGCAACGGCAGGGCAAGGTGCGCTGGTTGGGGGTGTCCAACTTCAATGTCTCGCAATTGGAGCGGGTGCGGCGCATCGCGCCGGTGACGTCGTTGCAGCCGCCGTACTCCATCATCCACCGGGACATCGAGGACGACGTGCTGCCCTACTGCCAGACGCAAGGCATTGGGGTGATTGTGTATTCACCCATGGCCTCCGGCCTGCTGACGGGCGCGATGACGCGGGAGCGCATCCAGGCAATGCCGGAGGACGACTGGCGCCGCCGCAGCGAGGACTTCCAGGAGCCGAAGTTGTCGCATCACCTGATGTTGGTGGAGCGCCTGCGCGAGGTGGCCGCACGCCATGGCCGTTCTCCCGCGGAGGCGGCCATTGCCTGGACCCTGCGGGAGCCGGCCGTGACCGCCGCCATCGTCGGGGCGCGCAGCGCGAAGCAGGTGGATGGCTTCATCCACGCGGGGGACTTCCGGCTGACGTCGGAGGAGGTCCGCGAGGTGGAGGAGGCGCTGGGCTCCGGCTCCGCGATGGCGCCGGGCGGCATCTACGCCTGAGGGTGATGGAGCACGGGGGCTCAGTGCTCCCCTGCTCCGCTCACGGTCTGCTCCAGGACGTCGATGCGCTCCCGGTCGGAGGCCTGGATCTCCGCGAGGTGGTGGATGGTGCGGCCCACCTGCTCGAGCATCCGGCCATGGGTGCTCTTGAGCCCACCCACTTCACGCGTCAGGAACGAGACCTGCGTCGTGAGGGTATTCATGTTCTCGCGAAGAGATCCGATCTGTTGGTGAAGTACGCCCATCTGCTCGTAGAGAATCCCCGTGTGCTTGAAGAGCACATTCATGTTCGCGGAGAGCCGCTCCGTCTCCTGATTCACCGCCAGAATCGCCGCGTCCGTCCGCGCGTACTGCTCCTTCGCCTCTTCCTGCATCTCGCGGAACTCTGAGAGCATCTGCAGCATCAGGTCCCCGCCCATCGCCTTCGCCATTCCGTTCCCTCCCTGGTGACGCGCGAGTCTCCTACCAACCCATCCTGACATCGGATCCGCGCCAGGATACATGACAACCCGTGAGGTTGGAAACGCGGGACAGGACCTGCCACGGCCCGCCCTCCCCTCTTCGGTGAACGCTTGCCCGTGGGGCTCGGGAATCTCGGGATGGGAGGACCTGGTGGAGCGGTTAGAAGTCCCGTGCCCACTCCTTCGCACCCGAGGACCGCATGACGCGTCGTACCCCGCTCGCCCTGCTGGCCGGCCTGTTCCTGGCGGCCCCGCCCGTGTGGGCCCTGGCCCCGGCTCCCCTCCCGAAGCCGGCCGCTTCCCCGGCCGCGCGCACTGCCTCGAAGCCCGCCTCCCTGAGTCCCGTCGCGAGCGTGGAGGGCATCACCGAATACCGCCTGCCCAATGGCCTGCGCGTCCTGCTCTTCCCGGACCCCACCAAGGCCACTGTCACCGTCAACGTCACCTACCTGGTGGGCAGCAAGCACGAGGGCTACGGCGAGACGGGCATGGCCCACCTGCTCGAGCACCTGATGTTCAAGGGCACGCCCACCACCCCCAACGTGCCCCAGGCCCTCACCGAGCGCGGCGCCCGCCCCAACGGCACCACCTGGCTGGACCGCACGAACTACTACGAGACCCTGCCCGCGTCGGACGACAACCTGTCCTGGGCCCTCGCCTTCGAAGCGGACCGCATGGTGAACAGCTTCATCGCGCGCAAGGACCTCGACAGCGAGATGACCGTCGTGCGCAACGAGTTCGAGTCCGGCGAGAACGACCCGCGCGGCATCCTCTTCAAGCGCACCATGAGCGCGGCGTACCTCTGGCACAACTACGGCAAGGCCACCATCGGCGCCAAGGCGGACCTGGAGCACGTCCCCATCGACCGGCTCCAGGCCTTCTACCGGCGCTACTACCGCCCCGACAACGCGACGCTCGTCATCGCCGGCCGCTTCCAGCCGGAGAAGGCCCTCGCGCTCGTGCAGTCCACCTTCGGCAAGCTCCAGAAGCCCAAGGAGCCCGTGCCCCTCACGTACACCCAGGAGCCCACCCAGGACGGTGAGCGGGAAGTGACGCTGCGCCGCGTGGGCGACAATCAATTGCTCTCCAGCGTCTACCACGTGCCCGAGGGCGCCCACCCCGACTTCGCCGCCATCGAGGTGCTCACCGAGGTGATGGGCGACGTGCCGTCGGGCCGCCTCTACAAGGCGCTCGTGGAGACGAAGAAGGCCGCGCGCGCCGGTGCGTTCAACTTCCAGCTGCGCGACCCGGGCGTCATCGGCTTCAGCGCGGAGGCCCGGCAGGACCAGCCCCTGGCCCCCGTGCGCGAGGGGCTGATCAAGACCGTGGAGGAGGCCGCCAAAACGCCCTTCACCGACGAAGAGGTGAACCGCGCGAAGACCAGCCTCGCGAAGCAGACGGAGCTGCTGCTCAACAACTCCGAGCGCGCCGCCATCCTCCTGTCCGAGTGGGTCGGCGTGGGCGACTGGCGCCTGCTCTTCCTGCACCGCGACCGCATCGAGGCCGTCAAGCCCGCGGACGTCACCCGCGTGGCCGCCACGTACCTCAAGGCCTCCAACCGCACCCTGGGCACCTTCCTGCCCACGCCCAAGCCGGAGCGCTCGGAGCTGCCGCCTCCCGTGGACGTGGCGAAGATGGTGGATGGCTACAAGGGCAAGGCGCTGGTGGCGCAGGGCGAGGCCTTCGACCCCTCCCCCGCCAACATCGAGTCGCGCGTGCGGCGCGGGGAGCTGCCCTCCGGCGTGAAGTACGCGCTGCTCCCCAAGAAGACGCGCGGGGAGATGGTCAACCTCACGCTGGACCTGCACTGGGGCACCGCGGAGGCCGTGAACGGCAAGCTGCCCGCGGCCTCCTACGCCGGCAGCATGCTGATGCGCGGCACGAAGAAGCACACGCGCCAGCAGCTGGCGGACGCGTTCGACAAGCTCAAGGCCCGCGTGGGCGTGGACGGCGGCGCGCTGGGCGCCAGCGTCGGCATCGAGTGCCCGCGCGCGAGCCTGCCGGAGGTCCTCAAGCTCGTGGCCGAGGTGCTGCGCGAGCCCGCCTTCGACCCGAAGGAGTTCGCGCTCCTCAAGCAGGAGCGGCTGGCCTCGCTGGAGTCGCAGCGCAGCGAGCCGCAGCCCCAGGCCTCCATCGCGTTCTGGCGCGTGCTCAGCGCGCACTACCCCAAGGGCCACCCGCTCTACGTGCCCACGCTGGACGAGCGCCTGGCCGACGCGAAGGCCGTCACGCTGGAGCAGGCGCGCGACTTCCACCGCCAGTTCTACGGCGCCTCGCGCGGGGAGCTCGCGGTGGTGGGTGACTTCGACGAGAAGGAGATCACCTCGCTTACGGGCACCCTGCTCGACGGCTGGAAGAGCCCGGTGCCGTACGCGCGCGTGGCCCGGACGTACCAGCCCGTGCCCTCGAAGTCCCTGGTGCTGGAGACGCCGGACAAGGCCAACGCGTACTTCCTCGCGGGACAGTTGCTCCAGCTTCGCGACGACGACGCGGACTGGCCCGGCATGATGATGGGCAACTTCCTCTTGGGCGGC comes from Corallococcus macrosporus and encodes:
- a CDS encoding general secretion pathway protein GspE produces the protein MKKRLGDILLARGVVDALQLQSALAYQRKWGVALGQVVVDQRFCTAEAVLSALAAQSGVEAVDLDAQPLDASLARLIPCKVAEAHRVVPLRLEGQGVREVLVVALAAPASLATLDVVKSVSGKARVVPRLATDAALGRAIGRLYRGEPATPQRRPGMEGFSLPEWDESLPLVVGQSLAELTDMAAPEPVREPVHEPARESERDAGLPMLAPLEPAWMPTPAPAPRVTVREQVLVYGWGADAAAGLVQVLGGAGFTVKVASTGDVCTADESQVVVAPLPAMEVLVQRLRAQVLVAGKAPERDLPRAQAVHARGFVAAPVDPDLLLRAVRRLSRASEEARLKRAS
- a CDS encoding cysteine dioxygenase; translated protein: MADACLREFVRMLRARRAAPGGLAGVDAEMAGLQLEPSSLKPYLHFLPGRYTRNLVHRDEGMEIILNCWSPGTASPVHDHDGQECWFSIQRGQFLLENYPLLEGGTEPGLARLGAPARVGPVGAGHVDFRDPGASIHRVSLAGNAPGITLHVYAGPVARCLVFDPRRHRCASHNLRYHSIFGRPVRPDEGRVSVPLHV
- the sppA gene encoding signal peptide peptidase SppA, giving the protein MKRFFIGALAFIGALSILFVVGVVGLLMLAASSKPGVPSNLVLELDLQQPLPEYTLDTSLAGAFGEEPTSLRDVVEGLEQARTDPRVKSLVVRIGQPGSAAQVQELRDAVKAFRASGKRAVAYADGFGEAGNGTGAYYLATAFDAVYIQPSGDVGLTGLVMETPFARDAFAKFGVKPEFGKRAEYKNAVNTFTDASYGEHQREATEAYGRSLFHQVVKGVAEGRKLSEDEVRALIDRAPFMGQAAVDAKLVDGLRYRDEIHDELEKEAGEGARFLYVEKYLERAGRPNQTGSTIALIYGVGEVLRGKSQSNPLSGGQVMGGDTVAAAFRKAVEDPSVKAIVFRVDSPGGSYSASDTIRREVQRAREAGKPVIVTMGTYAASGGYFVAMAGDKIVAQPGTLTGSIGVYNGKFVTSELWAKLGVNFDTIAFGKNATFASSDQEFTPEQRAQLESELDSIYLDFTSRAAQARNMPLEKLQSVARGRVWTGEDALERGLVDALGGYPKALELAKEAAKLEKDAPVRIVVFPRPRPTGQVLSELLGKHEADNSDDEAAGSQAVLSSQVLEQVRAVYRVGAKLGLTGQGAEGRMLYAPVPEVRW
- a CDS encoding aldo/keto reductase, producing MQKRRLGNSDMDLTALGFGAWAIGGGGWAFAWGAQDDAQSIEAIQRALDSGINWIDTAAVYGLGHSEEVVARALKGRDTRPYVFTKCGMVWDAQGQVSRGLTADSVRKECEASLRRLKVDAIDLYQVHWPVESGAELEEGWTALAELQRQGKVRWLGVSNFNVSQLERVRRIAPVTSLQPPYSIIHRDIEDDVLPYCQTQGIGVIVYSPMASGLLTGAMTRERIQAMPEDDWRRRSEDFQEPKLSHHLMLVERLREVAARHGRSPAEAAIAWTLREPAVTAAIVGARSAKQVDGFIHAGDFRLTSEEVREVEEALGSGSAMAPGGIYA
- a CDS encoding M16 family metallopeptidase; translated protein: MTRRTPLALLAGLFLAAPPVWALAPAPLPKPAASPAARTASKPASLSPVASVEGITEYRLPNGLRVLLFPDPTKATVTVNVTYLVGSKHEGYGETGMAHLLEHLMFKGTPTTPNVPQALTERGARPNGTTWLDRTNYYETLPASDDNLSWALAFEADRMVNSFIARKDLDSEMTVVRNEFESGENDPRGILFKRTMSAAYLWHNYGKATIGAKADLEHVPIDRLQAFYRRYYRPDNATLVIAGRFQPEKALALVQSTFGKLQKPKEPVPLTYTQEPTQDGEREVTLRRVGDNQLLSSVYHVPEGAHPDFAAIEVLTEVMGDVPSGRLYKALVETKKAARAGAFNFQLRDPGVIGFSAEARQDQPLAPVREGLIKTVEEAAKTPFTDEEVNRAKTSLAKQTELLLNNSERAAILLSEWVGVGDWRLLFLHRDRIEAVKPADVTRVAATYLKASNRTLGTFLPTPKPERSELPPPVDVAKMVDGYKGKALVAQGEAFDPSPANIESRVRRGELPSGVKYALLPKKTRGEMVNLTLDLHWGTAEAVNGKLPAASYAGSMLMRGTKKHTRQQLADAFDKLKARVGVDGGALGASVGIECPRASLPEVLKLVAEVLREPAFDPKEFALLKQERLASLESQRSEPQPQASIAFWRVLSAHYPKGHPLYVPTLDERLADAKAVTLEQARDFHRQFYGASRGELAVVGDFDEKEITSLTGTLLDGWKSPVPYARVARTYQPVPSKSLVLETPDKANAYFLAGQLLQLRDDDADWPGMMMGNFLLGGGFLNSRLATRVRQQDGLSYGVGSSLSAEELDTVGWFLTYAIYAPQNAQKLEAAIREEMTRAVQKGFTPQELEKARAGLLEYRQSARAQDGTLARQLSNGLYFGRTLAFDADVEAKLQKLTAEDVRKALSKHLDFSKATVVRAGDFAGASKQQQAPVPAPAAAN